Proteins found in one Acanthopagrus latus isolate v.2019 chromosome 3, fAcaLat1.1, whole genome shotgun sequence genomic segment:
- the dpm3 gene encoding dolichol-phosphate mannosyltransferase subunit 3, which yields MNYISYKASRCLTSFIRAELRWRSRGGCFPAAHLKSSLTMTKLLEWLFGVSLVGAVWALVTFDLLDLSLPQTYREVAWPMPLYLLVSFGCYSLATVGYRVATFNDCDEAARELQEQIKEAKEDLRKKGLKM from the exons ATGAACTACATTTCCTATAAGGCGTCGCGGTGTTTGACGTCATTCATCCGCGCAGAGCTGAGGTGGCGTTCGAGAGGAG GTTGTTTCCCGGCTGCTCACCTGAAGTCCTCCCTCACCATGACCAAACTTCTGGAGTGGCTGTTCGGCGTGTCGCTGGTGGGCGCAGTCTGGGCTCTGGTCACGTTCGACCTGTTGGACCTGAGCCTGCCGCAGACGTACAGGGAGGTCGCCTGGCCGATGCCCCTGTACCTGCTGGTGTCCTTTGGCTGCTACTCCCTGGCCACGGTGGGGTACAGAGTGGCCACGTTCAATGACTGCGACGAGGCAGCGagagagctgcaggagcagataAAGGAAGCCAAAGAGGACTTGAGGAAAAAGGGATTAAAGATGTAG